From Humibacter ginsenosidimutans, a single genomic window includes:
- a CDS encoding pyridoxamine 5'-phosphate oxidase family protein translates to MPNAGDSPSPIESLDPDACWNLLETQSLGRLAVAAERVEIFPVNFLVHERSVYFASAPGSKLMEILHDPHVAFEADGSASADLWSVVIHGRAVRLARDSDIEGSGVLRFKGWHPGEKHNYVRIIPDEITGRRFPRAE, encoded by the coding sequence ATGCCGAACGCAGGCGACTCGCCCAGCCCGATCGAATCACTCGACCCTGATGCGTGCTGGAACCTGCTCGAGACCCAGAGTCTCGGCCGACTCGCGGTTGCCGCGGAGCGGGTGGAGATCTTTCCGGTGAACTTCCTCGTTCACGAACGCTCGGTCTACTTCGCAAGCGCTCCGGGCTCGAAGCTCATGGAGATTCTGCACGACCCGCACGTGGCCTTCGAGGCGGATGGCTCGGCATCCGCCGATCTGTGGAGCGTCGTCATCCACGGTCGCGCAGTGCGTCTGGCGCGGGACAGCGACATCGAGGGTTCTGGCGTGCTGCGCTTCAAAGGCTGGCATCCAGGGGAAAAGCACAATTACGTACGGATCATCCCCGACGAGATCACCGGCCGCCGCTTCCCTCGCGCGGAGTAG
- the clpS gene encoding ATP-dependent Clp protease adapter ClpS: MRRTDTELDLTPRHSLDTPWRAVVWNDPVNLMSYVVYVFRSYFGFSETKATKLMLQVHKEGRAVVATGTRELMEQHAAAMHSYGLSATVVKVDE, from the coding sequence ATCCGGCGCACCGACACCGAGCTCGATCTGACGCCCAGGCACAGCCTCGACACTCCGTGGCGTGCCGTCGTCTGGAACGACCCCGTCAACCTCATGTCGTACGTGGTCTACGTGTTCCGCAGCTATTTCGGCTTCAGCGAGACGAAGGCGACGAAGCTCATGCTCCAGGTGCACAAGGAGGGTAGGGCCGTGGTCGCCACCGGCACGCGTGAGCTCATGGAGCAGCACGCCGCTGCCATGCACTCGTACGGGCTCTCCGCCACCGTCGTCAAGGTCGACGAGTGA
- a CDS encoding DUF2017 family protein encodes MSASRPGSDADRVWAISMRLDDAELERLARLEADLLATLHESADGDETSADALRRLFPDAYPDDREAAAEFSALTREDLADAKADAARRMLAALLAAGNDETRPRRRHARHVIPLDEELAQVFLRNLTDLRLLLAERLGIERDDDPGHPGQEFRADRQHYQWLGAVQESLVQALYGQLDASH; translated from the coding sequence GTGAGCGCGAGCCGACCGGGCAGCGACGCCGACCGCGTCTGGGCGATCTCCATGCGGCTCGACGACGCCGAGCTGGAGCGGCTGGCGCGACTCGAGGCCGACCTGCTCGCGACGCTGCACGAGAGTGCGGACGGCGACGAGACATCCGCCGACGCGCTGCGGCGACTGTTTCCGGACGCCTACCCCGACGACCGCGAGGCGGCCGCGGAGTTCAGCGCCCTCACCCGCGAGGATCTCGCCGATGCCAAGGCGGACGCCGCGCGCAGGATGCTCGCCGCTCTGCTCGCCGCCGGCAACGACGAGACGCGACCCCGCCGCAGACACGCCAGGCACGTCATCCCGCTCGATGAGGAGTTGGCCCAGGTGTTTCTGCGCAACCTCACCGACCTGCGGCTGCTGCTCGCGGAGCGTCTCGGCATCGAGCGCGACGACGACCCCGGGCATCCCGGTCAGGAGTTCAGGGCCGATCGACAGCACTACCAATGGCTGGGGGCCGTGCAGGAGTCGCTCGTGCAGGCGCTCTACGGACAGTTGGACGCCTCGCACTGA
- a CDS encoding peptidoglycan-binding domain-containing protein: MSNPGQPTIQQGATGDAVRRLQRALRRTPNLSIVVDGIFGPATRHAVVEFQTDEALTPDGIVGPLTWAKLPDGGAMPVLQQGSHGAVVTSLQTVLTNGANEWGGVGPQGIDGIFGPHTKASVEAFQHWGHVTVDGIVGEQSWDVSLHAAGATLESAVGLDYVVN, translated from the coding sequence ATGTCCAATCCGGGTCAGCCCACCATTCAGCAAGGCGCGACGGGGGACGCCGTTCGGCGTCTGCAGAGGGCGCTGCGACGCACGCCGAACCTGTCGATCGTGGTCGACGGCATCTTCGGCCCCGCCACGCGGCACGCCGTCGTGGAGTTCCAGACCGACGAAGCGCTGACACCCGACGGCATCGTCGGACCGCTGACGTGGGCCAAGCTTCCCGACGGCGGCGCGATGCCCGTGCTTCAGCAGGGATCGCACGGCGCGGTGGTCACGAGTCTGCAGACCGTCCTCACGAACGGCGCGAACGAGTGGGGCGGGGTGGGGCCGCAGGGGATCGATGGGATTTTCGGACCCCACACGAAGGCATCCGTCGAGGCATTTCAGCACTGGGGTCACGTGACGGTCGACGGGATCGTCGGGGAGCAGAGCTGGGACGTCTCGCTGCACGCAGCGGGCGCCACTCTGGAGTCCGCCGTCGGGCTCGACTACGTCGTGAACTGA
- the smpB gene encoding SsrA-binding protein SmpB, translating to MPRERGQKVVATNRRARHDYLIEDTYEAGLVLTGTEVKSLREGRASLVDGYAFVDGGEAWLDAVYIPEYLDGTWNNHAPRRKRKLLLHKQQIVKIANKIKDGGYTLIPLQLYFSDGRAKVEIGVAKGKREYDKRQALRERQDKREAERAMANKNHLGE from the coding sequence ATGCCCAGGGAACGTGGTCAGAAGGTCGTGGCGACCAACCGCCGCGCCCGCCACGACTACCTGATCGAGGACACGTACGAGGCCGGCCTCGTGCTCACCGGCACCGAGGTGAAGTCGCTGCGTGAGGGGCGCGCGTCGCTGGTCGACGGCTACGCGTTCGTCGACGGGGGAGAGGCGTGGCTCGACGCCGTCTACATTCCCGAGTATCTCGACGGCACGTGGAACAATCACGCGCCGCGGCGCAAGCGCAAACTGCTGCTGCACAAGCAGCAGATCGTGAAGATCGCGAACAAGATCAAAGACGGTGGCTACACGCTGATCCCGCTACAGCTCTACTTCTCCGACGGCCGTGCCAAGGTCGAGATCGGCGTCGCGAAGGGCAAGCGCGAATACGACAAGCGGCAGGCGCTGCGCGAACGCCAGGACAAGCGCGAGGCCGAGCGCGCCATGGCGAACAAGAACCATCTGGGCGAGTAG
- the ftsX gene encoding permease-like cell division protein FtsX produces MRFALVLSEAGSGLKRNLSMVISVVLVTFISLTFVGTAILMQMQIGQMKTYWYDRAQVAVYMCTATDNTATCQGQDATAEQIAAVKAKLESPALAPFIEKFYFENHQQAYNDFKQQFKGNPVADYVTPELLNQTFWIKLKNQSQSDVIAQSLSGVAGVQGVTDQRSYLDQIFRILNAASLTAIAIAVVMLVAAALLIATTIRLSAFSRRRELGIMRLVGASNGFIQTPFVLEGVLAALIGSLLAVGAVFAIVQFFVLGYLAKNTLATSFVGLDNAWIVAPILIVVGVALAALASNVAIRRYLRV; encoded by the coding sequence ATGAGATTCGCACTCGTTCTTTCAGAGGCGGGCAGCGGCCTCAAGCGCAACCTCTCGATGGTGATCTCCGTCGTGCTGGTCACCTTCATCTCGCTCACCTTCGTGGGCACGGCCATCCTGATGCAGATGCAGATCGGCCAGATGAAGACGTACTGGTACGACAGGGCCCAGGTGGCGGTGTACATGTGCACGGCCACCGACAACACCGCCACGTGCCAGGGCCAGGATGCGACGGCCGAACAGATCGCGGCAGTCAAGGCCAAGCTGGAGTCGCCGGCTCTTGCGCCCTTCATCGAGAAGTTCTACTTCGAGAACCACCAGCAGGCCTACAACGACTTCAAGCAGCAGTTCAAGGGCAACCCGGTCGCCGACTATGTCACGCCCGAGCTGCTGAACCAGACGTTCTGGATCAAACTCAAGAACCAGAGCCAGTCCGACGTCATCGCGCAGTCATTGAGCGGTGTCGCCGGGGTGCAGGGCGTGACCGACCAGCGAAGTTATCTCGACCAGATCTTCCGCATCCTCAACGCGGCGAGTCTCACGGCCATCGCGATAGCCGTGGTGATGCTGGTGGCCGCGGCCTTGTTGATCGCGACGACCATCAGGCTGTCGGCGTTCTCGCGGCGAAGAGAACTGGGCATCATGCGGCTCGTGGGAGCGTCGAACGGGTTCATCCAGACGCCGTTCGTGCTCGAGGGGGTGCTTGCCGCCCTGATCGGATCGCTGCTGGCGGTCGGAGCGGTGTTCGCCATCGTGCAGTTCTTCGTGCTCGGCTACCTGGCCAAGAACACGTTGGCCACCTCGTTCGTCGGTCTCGACAACGCCTGGATCGTGGCTCCGATCCTCATCGTGGTGGGTGTCGCACTGGCCGCGCTCGCGTCCAATGTCGCGATCCGCAGGTACCTCCGGGTCTGA
- a CDS encoding TetR/AcrR family transcriptional regulator C-terminal domain-containing protein: MTRRSPGVSAGLSRDGILAAALAIADAEGLRRLTMRRLADSLGVEPMSIYGHVPDKTALLDGLVEAVLSLAADLDLADDAPWQEGVRGFAEGLRDAVRAHPGVHSLLLTTQGETERNLAAVEKALETLGRAGFTLPLAVSLLRTVTEFTVAHAISDSATDGGGHRPESAMAEHPLASAATATDSFDAFTIGLTAILVGFDALRRGVGGAAAPQEPAPRAAQALG, encoded by the coding sequence GTGACGAGACGTTCCCCAGGGGTGAGCGCGGGGCTGAGTCGTGATGGCATCCTCGCCGCGGCGCTCGCCATCGCGGATGCCGAAGGCCTTCGCCGGCTCACGATGCGCCGGCTGGCTGACAGTCTGGGTGTCGAGCCCATGAGCATCTACGGACATGTGCCTGACAAGACCGCCCTCTTGGACGGATTGGTCGAGGCCGTCCTGTCGCTCGCGGCCGATCTCGACCTTGCGGACGACGCGCCGTGGCAGGAAGGGGTGCGAGGCTTCGCAGAGGGGCTTCGGGACGCCGTGCGGGCGCATCCGGGCGTGCACAGCTTGTTGCTGACGACTCAGGGGGAGACCGAACGCAACCTTGCAGCCGTGGAGAAGGCGCTCGAAACCCTCGGGCGAGCCGGATTCACCCTGCCACTGGCCGTGTCGTTGCTGCGCACGGTCACGGAGTTCACGGTTGCGCACGCGATCAGCGACTCGGCGACGGACGGCGGCGGTCACCGGCCCGAGTCGGCGATGGCAGAGCATCCGCTCGCGAGCGCGGCCACAGCGACAGACTCGTTCGACGCCTTCACGATCGGATTGACGGCGATCCTGGTCGGTTTCGACGCTTTGCGACGCGGTGTCGGCGGTGCAGCGGCTCCCCAGGAGCCGGCCCCCCGAGCGGCTCAAGCGCTCGGGTGA
- a CDS encoding class I SAM-dependent methyltransferase: MTDSASAPSVGIGGVPETALITLYNRACEASRADGLLHDPLATALMDELTFPFRERFGAPDQAHAVRARQYDAEIADFLRTNPGATVVSLGEGLETQLWRAGDGAGRWISVDVPEMIDARRRLLPRDPRNILVPGSAWDFSWMTQVRGDPRVLIIAQGLLMYFPEREVEHLLGGLVSAFPGGRLIFDTIPSWAVTTTKGHRSASGYRLPAQPWGAGPSGLRTLLHRVGIRHWRRVPAPAGRGFFWGRCYPTITRLLPGIAPMVVAADLEDSSRPL; this comes from the coding sequence ATGACCGACAGCGCGTCCGCTCCATCAGTGGGGATCGGAGGAGTTCCCGAGACAGCTCTCATCACCCTGTACAACCGGGCATGCGAGGCGTCCCGCGCCGACGGCCTGCTGCACGACCCTCTGGCGACCGCCCTCATGGACGAGCTCACTTTCCCGTTTCGCGAGCGCTTCGGCGCGCCCGACCAAGCGCACGCGGTGCGCGCACGACAGTACGACGCCGAGATCGCCGACTTCCTCCGCACCAATCCGGGCGCCACCGTCGTCTCGCTCGGAGAGGGCTTGGAGACCCAACTGTGGCGCGCGGGTGACGGAGCGGGGCGCTGGATCAGCGTGGATGTCCCCGAGATGATCGACGCGCGTCGCCGCCTGCTCCCACGTGACCCTCGGAACATCCTCGTGCCTGGGTCCGCCTGGGATTTCAGCTGGATGACCCAGGTCCGCGGCGACCCCCGCGTGCTGATCATCGCTCAGGGGCTCCTCATGTACTTCCCGGAACGTGAGGTCGAACACCTTCTGGGCGGCTTGGTCTCGGCATTCCCCGGTGGCCGGCTGATCTTCGACACGATCCCGTCGTGGGCGGTCACCACCACCAAGGGCCATCGCTCGGCGAGCGGATATCGCCTTCCCGCTCAGCCGTGGGGCGCGGGACCCTCCGGCCTTCGCACACTCCTGCACCGAGTGGGCATTCGGCACTGGCGGCGCGTCCCCGCCCCCGCCGGGCGTGGGTTCTTCTGGGGACGCTGCTACCCGACGATCACACGGCTGCTGCCCGGCATCGCGCCGATGGTCGTCGCAGCAGATCTCGAGGACAGCAGTCGGCCACTCTGA
- the prfB gene encoding peptide chain release factor 2, protein MIELDLSAQIADVRATFADIRAVVDVERLRADIDRLSEEAGAPDLWDDPEKAQKVTSALSHRQADLGRLNGIEQRLDDLEVLVELANAEGDDESAEEARNELLELQKTVGDLEVQTLLDGEYDERPAVVTIRAGAGGVDAADFAEMLLRMYLRWAEQHGYPVQVMDTSYAEEAGIKSATFEVDAPYAFGTLSVEAGTHRLVRMSPFNSAGKRQTSFAAVEVIPLMEEAQEVDIPETDIRVDVFRSSGPGGQSVNTTDSAVRITHLPTGIVVSMQNEKSQIQNRAAAMRVLQSRLLLLQREAEAAAKKELAGNITASWGDQMRSYVLAPYQMVKDLRTEYEVNNPQAVFDGDLDGFIAAGIRWRKQKTDD, encoded by the coding sequence ATGATCGAACTGGATTTGAGTGCGCAGATCGCGGATGTGCGGGCGACCTTCGCCGACATCCGTGCCGTCGTCGACGTGGAGCGCCTGCGCGCCGACATCGACCGACTGAGTGAAGAGGCCGGCGCCCCCGATCTCTGGGACGACCCCGAGAAGGCGCAGAAGGTCACCAGCGCTCTGAGCCATCGTCAGGCGGACCTCGGCAGACTGAACGGCATCGAGCAGCGGCTCGACGACCTCGAGGTGCTGGTCGAACTGGCCAATGCCGAGGGCGACGACGAGTCAGCCGAAGAGGCCCGCAACGAGCTGCTCGAGCTGCAGAAGACGGTCGGCGATCTCGAGGTGCAGACCCTGCTCGACGGCGAGTACGACGAACGGCCCGCCGTGGTGACGATCCGCGCGGGTGCGGGGGGAGTGGATGCCGCCGACTTCGCCGAGATGCTTCTGCGCATGTACCTGCGCTGGGCCGAGCAGCACGGATATCCCGTTCAGGTCATGGACACGAGCTACGCCGAAGAGGCCGGCATCAAGTCGGCGACCTTCGAGGTGGATGCCCCCTACGCGTTCGGAACCCTCTCCGTCGAGGCAGGCACGCACCGACTGGTGCGCATGAGTCCCTTCAACTCGGCCGGCAAGCGCCAGACCTCTTTCGCGGCGGTCGAGGTGATCCCGCTCATGGAGGAGGCGCAGGAGGTCGACATCCCCGAGACCGACATCCGCGTGGACGTCTTCCGTTCGTCGGGCCCAGGCGGCCAGTCGGTGAACACCACGGACTCGGCTGTGCGCATCACGCACCTCCCCACCGGCATCGTCGTCTCGATGCAGAACGAGAAGTCGCAGATCCAGAACCGCGCTGCGGCCATGCGGGTGCTGCAGTCCCGTCTGCTGCTGCTGCAGCGCGAGGCGGAGGCGGCCGCCAAGAAGGAGCTGGCAGGCAACATCACGGCCAGCTGGGGCGACCAGATGCGGTCCTACGTTCTCGCGCCGTACCAGATGGTGAAAGACCTGCGCACCGAGTACGAGGTCAACAACCCGCAGGCGGTGTTCGACGGCGACCTCGACGGTTTCATCGCCGCGGGCATCCGCTGGCGCAAGCAGAAGACCGACGACTGA
- a CDS encoding MFS transporter: protein MTSGDVNFSIRDVALAAFLPTALFSIGEGAVIPIIPVLAHNLGAGLALAGFIGGMIMVGEMIGDIPSGWIVSRFGERRSMIASALLCIVGLVVCLLAPGDLMLTIGVFLIGLATSVFALARHAFMTGYVPLRYRARALSTLGGVFRGGWFIGPFISAGVIALFGNPHYVFWVHIVMCVAATVVLIVVPDPTETIVAGRGEVVTAKAHGAQDAGRAEAKERTEGLFRTIWSNRAVLTRMGTCAALISALRSSRTVILPLAAVAIGMPAASTALIIGIAGAVDFALFYTSGQIMDRFGRLWSALPSMIGLSLTHIALAFVTDQTWFTVVAVVMALANGVGSGILMTLGADLAPRTDPAPFLGAWRFTNDAGQAGAPLFVSGVTALFSLAAASFSMGVLGLIGAGMLVRYVPRYVPKRRLVADA from the coding sequence ATGACCTCCGGCGACGTGAACTTCAGCATCCGGGATGTCGCGCTCGCAGCGTTCCTCCCCACCGCACTGTTCTCCATCGGCGAGGGCGCCGTCATTCCCATCATCCCGGTGCTCGCGCACAATCTCGGCGCAGGCCTCGCACTGGCCGGATTCATCGGCGGCATGATCATGGTCGGCGAGATGATCGGCGACATCCCGAGCGGCTGGATCGTCTCGCGCTTCGGCGAACGACGCTCGATGATCGCCTCCGCCCTGCTGTGCATCGTCGGGCTCGTCGTGTGCCTGCTCGCGCCCGGCGACCTCATGCTCACCATCGGCGTGTTCCTCATCGGACTCGCCACCAGCGTGTTCGCGCTCGCCAGGCACGCGTTCATGACCGGCTACGTTCCCCTTCGCTACCGCGCCAGGGCCTTGTCGACGCTCGGCGGAGTGTTCCGCGGCGGATGGTTCATCGGGCCGTTCATCAGCGCGGGCGTCATCGCGTTGTTCGGCAATCCGCACTACGTGTTCTGGGTGCACATCGTGATGTGCGTGGCCGCCACCGTCGTGCTCATCGTCGTACCCGACCCGACGGAGACCATCGTCGCCGGCCGCGGCGAGGTCGTCACCGCGAAGGCGCACGGGGCTCAGGATGCCGGCCGGGCCGAGGCGAAGGAGCGCACGGAGGGCCTCTTCCGCACCATCTGGTCGAACCGCGCCGTGCTCACCCGTATGGGCACGTGTGCGGCGCTGATCTCCGCGCTGAGGTCGTCGCGCACCGTGATCCTGCCCCTGGCCGCCGTCGCGATCGGGATGCCCGCGGCCTCCACCGCGCTCATCATCGGCATCGCGGGCGCTGTCGACTTCGCGCTTTTCTACACCTCCGGCCAGATCATGGACCGCTTCGGTCGACTGTGGTCGGCCCTGCCGTCCATGATCGGGCTGAGCCTCACCCACATCGCGCTCGCCTTCGTGACCGACCAGACCTGGTTCACCGTCGTCGCGGTCGTGATGGCGCTGGCGAACGGGGTGGGCAGCGGCATCCTCATGACTCTCGGTGCCGACCTCGCCCCGCGCACCGATCCGGCGCCGTTCCTCGGCGCATGGCGGTTCACCAACGATGCAGGTCAGGCCGGGGCGCCGCTGTTCGTCTCGGGTGTCACCGCGCTGTTCTCGCTGGCAGCCGCATCGTTCTCCATGGGCGTGCTCGGCCTGATCGGGGCAGGGATGCTCGTGCGCTACGTTCCCCGCTACGTGCCCAAGCGCAGACTGGTCGCCGACGCCTGA
- a CDS encoding pilus assembly protein TadG-related protein has protein sequence MLPLIIGYAVLCLVVVLSVTAITSLYLERERLYALADSAALAGAESYSLTDVRVVNGSPHPVLEPRAVRDAVQDFVGTAAADGFDGLRVERADTADGRSATVRLSAVWHPPVVSPFVPKGFRIDVTASARSVLH, from the coding sequence GTGTTGCCGCTCATCATCGGCTATGCGGTGCTCTGTCTGGTCGTGGTGCTGTCGGTCACGGCGATCACCTCGCTTTATCTGGAGCGGGAACGCCTGTATGCGCTGGCCGACTCCGCGGCCCTCGCCGGCGCGGAGTCCTACAGCCTCACCGACGTGCGGGTGGTGAACGGCAGCCCGCATCCCGTGCTCGAGCCACGCGCCGTCCGTGACGCGGTGCAGGACTTCGTGGGCACGGCCGCGGCTGACGGGTTCGACGGGCTCCGCGTCGAACGTGCAGACACGGCGGACGGCAGAAGCGCCACCGTGCGGCTGTCGGCGGTCTGGCATCCGCCTGTCGTCTCGCCGTTCGTGCCGAAGGGGTTCCGCATCGACGTCACGGCCAGCGCGCGAAGCGTGCTCCACTGA
- a CDS encoding TadE/TadG family type IV pilus assembly protein, with amino-acid sequence MRVSGVDPVRRVLRDGVVGPRSVTAPRGTAARSVRAGLGDERGSAPAEFAMVGALLTVLTLAVLQLGLSLLVRNTLIDSAAEGAHIAALADNTLADGEQRTRELISSAIGDEYAHDVTAAVVRYRGTAAVEVTVRAPLPLLGLFGPDRVVEVSGHAPRETLR; translated from the coding sequence ATGAGGGTTTCCGGTGTCGATCCGGTGCGACGCGTGCTCCGCGACGGGGTCGTCGGGCCACGATCGGTGACGGCTCCGCGCGGCACTGCGGCACGATCTGTTCGGGCTGGGCTCGGCGACGAGCGCGGCTCCGCACCCGCGGAATTCGCCATGGTGGGCGCCCTGCTCACCGTGCTGACCTTGGCCGTGCTGCAGCTCGGACTCTCATTGCTCGTGCGCAACACGCTCATCGACTCAGCAGCCGAAGGCGCGCACATCGCGGCGCTCGCCGACAACACCCTCGCCGACGGCGAGCAACGCACACGCGAACTGATCAGCTCGGCGATCGGCGACGAATACGCGCACGATGTGACGGCGGCCGTGGTGCGCTACCGGGGCACGGCCGCCGTCGAGGTCACGGTGCGCGCACCACTTCCGCTGCTGGGCCTGTTCGGGCCCGATCGCGTCGTGGAGGTCAGCGGGCATGCTCCGCGCGAAACACTCCGCTGA
- a CDS encoding type II secretion system F family protein, translating to MTPELGWGALCGVGLGMGLWSLLALVPRMRRPRLAERVAPYLIDVSEPARAFAARRTMQPLPILGTVLAPLVGWVRNTTSRMLGGGDAVASRLRQAGSVMTVEEFRLRQVGWALAGLAAGGTIVAAAAVARPLPAVAVLAMPVVFGVVGFLVPDRLLSQRAARRLARMSEEFPTVLELLTLSLSAGEGILDALRRVAHAGSGELAGELGRVVAETGMGVPLATALERASADIRLPPLTRCVDAITTALERGTPLVEVLRAQVTDAREGAKRDLLERAGKKEIGMLVPLVFLILPVTVLFAVYPGFVVLESGF from the coding sequence ATGACGCCGGAACTCGGTTGGGGAGCCTTGTGCGGTGTCGGGCTCGGCATGGGCCTCTGGTCGTTGCTCGCGCTCGTGCCACGCATGCGCAGGCCACGGCTCGCCGAGCGCGTCGCGCCATATCTCATCGACGTCTCCGAACCGGCGAGGGCCTTCGCCGCCCGCCGCACGATGCAGCCGCTGCCGATCCTCGGCACCGTGCTGGCTCCGCTCGTCGGCTGGGTGCGCAACACAACGTCGAGGATGCTCGGCGGCGGCGACGCCGTCGCCTCGCGGCTCCGGCAGGCGGGCTCGGTGATGACAGTGGAGGAGTTCCGTCTTCGGCAGGTCGGCTGGGCGCTCGCCGGCCTCGCCGCAGGCGGCACGATTGTCGCCGCGGCCGCCGTGGCGCGGCCTCTGCCCGCCGTCGCGGTGCTTGCCATGCCCGTGGTCTTCGGCGTTGTCGGATTCCTCGTGCCCGACCGTCTGCTGTCGCAACGCGCGGCCAGGCGTCTGGCTCGCATGTCGGAGGAGTTCCCCACCGTGCTCGAACTGCTCACCCTGTCGCTCAGCGCGGGCGAGGGCATCCTCGATGCGCTGCGTCGCGTCGCGCACGCGGGATCCGGTGAGCTCGCTGGCGAACTCGGACGTGTCGTGGCCGAGACCGGCATGGGAGTGCCGCTGGCGACCGCGCTCGAACGCGCGAGCGCGGACATCCGGCTGCCGCCGCTGACCAGGTGTGTCGACGCGATCACGACGGCGCTCGAGCGTGGCACACCGCTGGTGGAAGTGTTGCGGGCTCAGGTGACGGATGCCAGGGAAGGCGCCAAGCGCGACCTGCTCGAACGCGCAGGAAAGAAGGAGATCGGCATGCTCGTGCCGCTCGTCTTCCTCATCCTGCCTGTGACTGTTCTGTTTGCCGTGTACCCGGGATTCGTGGTGCTGGAGTCCGGATTTTGA
- a CDS encoding type II secretion system F family protein has translation MIPSAGLGGMLGVGLLLMASPWLWPSPERTRRPSAARDALRRTLVLAGMPGITPAVFFAVSALLACVLFVVAQALFGIIALSIGFAVLGLWAPWSVVSWRGAARVRAHRTVWPDMVDQLVSAVRSGLALPDGVAALARTAPESTRAAFAAFERDYRASGVFAPAADRLKAGVADPVFDRIIETLKMAREVGGGELVTVLKALAASLRDDAAVRAEIEARQTWTVSAARLGVAAPWVVLALLATRPEASLAYNTPVGALVIVTGLVVSVVAYRTMLAIGRLPEERRWFR, from the coding sequence ATGATCCCGTCCGCAGGTCTGGGCGGGATGCTCGGCGTCGGTCTCCTGCTCATGGCATCGCCGTGGCTGTGGCCTTCGCCCGAGCGAACCCGTCGCCCCTCCGCCGCCCGCGATGCTCTTCGCCGGACCCTCGTGCTCGCCGGGATGCCAGGCATCACTCCGGCCGTGTTCTTCGCGGTCAGCGCACTGCTCGCGTGCGTGCTGTTCGTCGTCGCCCAGGCATTGTTCGGCATCATCGCGCTGTCCATCGGCTTCGCCGTGCTCGGTCTGTGGGCGCCGTGGAGCGTCGTGTCGTGGCGAGGGGCGGCGCGCGTGCGCGCTCACCGCACCGTCTGGCCCGACATGGTCGATCAGCTCGTGTCGGCCGTGCGTTCCGGCCTCGCTCTGCCCGACGGGGTGGCGGCACTCGCCCGCACGGCGCCGGAGTCGACCAGGGCGGCCTTCGCCGCCTTCGAGCGGGACTATCGCGCGAGCGGGGTGTTCGCGCCCGCGGCCGATCGGCTCAAAGCCGGCGTCGCCGATCCCGTCTTCGATCGCATCATCGAGACCTTGAAGATGGCGAGAGAGGTCGGCGGAGGCGAGCTGGTGACGGTGCTGAAGGCACTGGCCGCCTCGCTCAGGGATGACGCCGCCGTGCGTGCCGAGATCGAGGCTCGCCAGACGTGGACGGTGAGCGCCGCGCGGTTGGGTGTCGCCGCACCGTGGGTGGTGCTGGCGCTGCTCGCGACGCGACCGGAGGCATCCCTCGCCTACAACACGCCGGTGGGTGCGCTGGTCATCGTGACCGGGCTCGTGGTCTCGGTGGTCGCGTACCGCACGATGCTCGCCATCGGTCGGTTGCCCGAGGAACGCAGGTGGTTCCGATGA